From the Polyangiaceae bacterium genome, one window contains:
- a CDS encoding M20/M25/M40 family metallo-hydrolase has product MAIDWQQAAAQSVELFRDLLRIDTTNPPGNERPAAELLARLFEREGIDYTLMESAPLRANIVARLKGDGTQGPLLLNGHLDVVPADPEHWSEPPFSANVADGCIWGRGAIDMKNMVAMSAMTLVLLKRAGVKLRRDVIFCGVADEEAGSELGAQFLVSAHPDLVRSEYVLNEVGGYTMHFGRQRFYPVQVSEKGICWFEMISEGQPGHGSMPHPDNAVLKLARAVERLGRARLPQHNTHVVERFLHTLASAAPFPQDRALRLLLEPRLAGTLLSLVARSNPDQARGIGAVLRNTVSPTLLNAGRKVNVIPAEARAQVDGRTIPGQTMSSFLAEVQEVVGPEVRLNVMTEHDGVTFDEKTPLFDAIRQVIAMHDASGEVVPYMIPGFTDAFAYARLGATVYGFSPMQLPADLNFTRMYHGHNERIPLDGYTWGQRVLFDLVKDFAGSGT; this is encoded by the coding sequence ATGGCCATCGACTGGCAGCAGGCAGCGGCGCAATCCGTCGAGCTCTTTCGGGATTTGCTGCGCATCGACACCACGAACCCTCCGGGCAACGAAAGGCCAGCGGCAGAGCTCTTGGCTAGGCTCTTCGAGCGCGAAGGCATCGACTACACGCTGATGGAGTCCGCTCCCCTGCGCGCCAATATCGTAGCGCGTCTGAAGGGCGATGGAACCCAAGGTCCCTTGCTCCTCAACGGGCATCTGGACGTCGTCCCGGCAGATCCGGAGCACTGGAGCGAGCCCCCCTTCTCAGCGAACGTCGCCGACGGCTGCATCTGGGGCCGAGGGGCCATCGACATGAAGAACATGGTCGCGATGAGCGCCATGACCCTGGTGCTGCTCAAGCGAGCGGGCGTCAAGCTGCGACGGGACGTGATCTTCTGTGGCGTCGCCGACGAAGAAGCTGGAAGTGAGCTGGGCGCTCAGTTCCTCGTCAGCGCTCATCCCGACCTGGTGCGCTCCGAGTACGTGTTGAACGAAGTCGGCGGCTACACCATGCACTTCGGTCGTCAGCGCTTCTACCCCGTGCAGGTCTCCGAAAAGGGGATCTGCTGGTTCGAGATGATCTCCGAGGGACAGCCTGGACACGGCTCCATGCCTCACCCTGACAACGCGGTGCTCAAACTCGCGCGCGCCGTGGAGCGCCTTGGGCGCGCGCGACTGCCTCAGCACAACACCCATGTCGTCGAGCGCTTCTTGCACACCCTGGCGAGCGCCGCGCCGTTTCCCCAGGATCGAGCGTTGCGCCTGCTGCTGGAGCCCAGGCTAGCAGGAACGCTGCTGTCCCTGGTCGCGCGTTCGAATCCGGACCAAGCACGGGGGATCGGGGCAGTGCTCCGCAACACCGTCTCCCCCACGCTCCTGAACGCGGGGCGCAAGGTCAACGTGATACCCGCGGAGGCGCGCGCCCAAGTCGACGGCCGCACGATTCCCGGACAAACCATGAGCAGCTTCTTGGCAGAGGTGCAGGAGGTGGTGGGCCCCGAGGTGCGACTCAACGTGATGACCGAGCACGACGGCGTGACCTTCGATGAGAAAACGCCGTTGTTCGACGCCATCCGCCAAGTGATCGCCATGCATGACGCCAGCGGAGAGGTCGTTCCCTACATGATCCCCGGCTTCACGGATGCTTTTGCCTATGCGCGTCTGGGGGCCACCGTGTACGGTTTTTCGCCGATGCAGCTGCCCGCCGATCTCAACTTCACGCGCATGTATCACGGCCACAACGAACGCATCCCGCTGGACGGATACACCTGGGGCCAGCGCGTCTTGTTCGACCTAGTCAAGGATTTTGCAGGCAGCGGAACATGA
- a CDS encoding DUF6596 domain-containing protein encodes MSDSDQVIRDVLREQRGSLLARLIRVLGSFELAEDALQEALTAALTQWPAAGVPDNPRAWLLAAARHKGIDEIRRRELRGEKHVQMALTAPASSGAEDEPSIRDDMLRLMFTCCHPALAVPAQVALTLNTIAGLSVEEIARAFLVPVPTLAQRLVRAKRKIAVAGIPYSVPGPDDLSPRTEGILRVIYLTFNEGYTATRGSDLIRGELCDHALRLAHELMALLPGDGNVAGLLALMLLQDSRRSARTDEQGELVLLEHQDRSLWDVERIAEGRRLTRIALELTPRGSYALQAAIAALHAEANRAEDTDWPQIVALYTLLLAVESSAVVALNRAVALAMAQGAEAGLAAMVGLDGALKDYHLYHAAKADLLRRANRLDDARRTFERALELCDNEAEQRLLARKLALVSH; translated from the coding sequence GTGAGCGACAGCGACCAGGTGATCCGGGATGTTCTCCGCGAGCAGCGAGGGTCGCTGCTTGCGCGGCTCATTCGCGTGCTGGGGAGCTTCGAACTAGCCGAGGACGCGCTGCAGGAGGCGTTGACGGCGGCGCTCACGCAGTGGCCGGCCGCCGGAGTGCCGGACAACCCAAGAGCGTGGTTGCTTGCGGCTGCCCGTCACAAGGGGATCGACGAGATTCGTCGTCGCGAGCTGCGCGGCGAGAAACACGTACAAATGGCGCTGACGGCGCCGGCGTCGTCCGGCGCTGAGGACGAACCGAGCATTCGAGACGACATGCTGAGGCTGATGTTCACCTGTTGCCATCCAGCACTTGCAGTGCCCGCTCAAGTCGCGCTGACCCTCAACACCATCGCCGGTCTGAGCGTCGAAGAAATCGCCCGGGCGTTTCTGGTACCAGTGCCGACCCTGGCCCAGCGCCTCGTGCGAGCGAAGCGCAAGATCGCCGTGGCCGGCATCCCGTACTCGGTTCCCGGTCCCGACGATCTTTCGCCCCGAACCGAGGGCATTCTTCGGGTCATCTACCTGACCTTCAACGAGGGCTACACCGCAACCCGCGGCAGCGACCTGATTCGAGGGGAGCTTTGCGATCACGCGTTGCGCTTGGCTCACGAGTTGATGGCGCTGTTGCCCGGGGATGGCAATGTCGCGGGGCTCTTGGCGCTGATGCTACTGCAGGACTCGCGCCGCTCCGCGCGCACGGACGAGCAAGGTGAGCTCGTCCTGCTGGAACACCAAGATCGATCTCTGTGGGATGTCGAACGCATCGCCGAAGGCCGTCGCCTGACGCGAATCGCGCTGGAGTTGACACCTCGTGGCAGCTACGCGCTGCAGGCGGCCATTGCCGCATTGCATGCGGAGGCCAACCGCGCCGAGGACACGGACTGGCCACAAATCGTCGCCCTATACACGCTGCTGCTCGCCGTGGAATCTTCAGCGGTAGTCGCGCTGAATCGCGCAGTGGCCCTCGCCATGGCGCAAGGCGCCGAAGCTGGACTGGCCGCCATGGTCGGGTTGGACGGAGCCCTGAAGGACTATCATCTCTACCACGCCGCCAAGGCCGACCTGTTGCGGCGCGCCAACCGGCTCGACGACGCCCGACGCACCTTCGAGCGCGCCCTCGAGTTGTGCGACAACGAAGCCGAACAACGACTATTGGCTCGCAAACTGGCCCTGGTGAGTCATTGA
- a CDS encoding VOC family protein: MAKHDGRFVWHELVTDAQDKARSFYPELFGWKLNPMKMADGSEYPLLSAGDVPIGGFMAPPKAGVPPHWVGYIAVDDVDATAKKVASAGGKSLMDAFDVQGVGRIQPVSDPQGGVVMLFKPAGDSPAASGNGSFHWDELWAADASAALAFYEQAFGYEHDSMDMPTGKYYVLKRGGTPCGGLMQRPDAKVPHMWLSYVEVADCDRTVKQASGRGASQLGETMEVPGVGRFAILRDPLGAVIGVIRPAKG; the protein is encoded by the coding sequence ATGGCAAAGCATGATGGACGTTTCGTTTGGCACGAGCTGGTCACCGACGCGCAGGACAAGGCGCGGAGTTTCTATCCCGAGTTGTTCGGTTGGAAGCTCAATCCCATGAAGATGGCGGATGGAAGCGAGTATCCGCTGCTGTCAGCGGGCGATGTGCCCATTGGCGGGTTCATGGCTCCACCCAAGGCTGGGGTCCCCCCGCATTGGGTTGGCTACATCGCCGTCGATGACGTCGACGCGACTGCAAAGAAGGTCGCTTCGGCGGGTGGCAAGAGCTTGATGGACGCTTTCGACGTCCAGGGCGTGGGACGCATTCAGCCGGTCAGTGATCCCCAGGGAGGGGTGGTGATGCTGTTCAAGCCCGCGGGAGACTCTCCCGCGGCCAGCGGCAACGGTTCCTTTCACTGGGACGAGCTCTGGGCGGCGGATGCCAGCGCGGCGCTCGCCTTCTACGAGCAGGCGTTCGGCTACGAGCACGACAGCATGGACATGCCTACTGGCAAGTACTACGTGCTGAAGCGCGGGGGTACGCCTTGTGGCGGACTGATGCAGCGACCCGATGCGAAAGTACCCCACATGTGGTTGAGCTACGTGGAGGTGGCCGATTGCGACCGCACGGTGAAGCAGGCTTCCGGCCGCGGCGCCAGCCAGCTGGGCGAGACCATGGAAGTCCCCGGCGTCGGGCGTTTCGCCATCCTGCGCGACCCCCTTGGCGCCGTCATTGGCGTGATCCGACCGGCCAAGGGCTGA
- a CDS encoding DUF885 domain-containing protein, with product MPDTPPPPARVSSEPEFALDAAAGVRDEALATLLREHWQWTLQQYPVWASRLGVHRFDDQIGERSREAEERRRGKRREFAKRLAAVRAGSLSAGDELTAELFAESLESELATETCELDLWSVSPRSNPVTEWNELAEMHTVSTRQDADNLLARLTAAPKAIDEEIASLRLGAKRGLFANEQSVRRTIEMMEKELRLPETEWALLAPKNKATGLTAEQRTRFGAGLAEAAKGIRAGITRYLQVLQQEVLPHARGEGKEGVGALSLGVGCYRALAREHTTLDLSPDEIHAIGLSEIDRIETEMSELGSKALGTADLGKIRERLRTDPALYFDSPEAIVAAAERALGAAQAKQAQYVGLAPGAPCVVKRIPDYEAPFSTIAYYRPPNPDGSKPGEYFVNVHEPKSRPRFEAEVLAFHESVPGHHLQIGVAQKLPDVPAFLKHAGMTAYVEGWGLYTERLADELGLYSSDLDRMGMLSFDAWRAARLVVDTGIHAKGWSRSQAEAYMLAHTALTQSNIVNEVDRYIVWPGQALAYKLGQREILSLRAEAERELGAAFDLSAFHDEILRRGAISLPVLRRVVRTWIGAQKGKP from the coding sequence ATGCCTGATACCCCCCCACCGCCTGCTCGCGTCAGCTCAGAACCAGAATTCGCCTTGGACGCGGCTGCGGGCGTTCGCGACGAAGCGCTGGCCACGCTGCTGAGGGAGCACTGGCAGTGGACGCTCCAGCAGTACCCGGTGTGGGCTTCGCGCCTCGGCGTCCACCGTTTCGACGATCAGATCGGTGAGCGTTCTCGCGAAGCGGAAGAGCGTCGACGCGGCAAGCGGCGCGAGTTCGCGAAACGCTTGGCAGCGGTTCGGGCCGGCTCCCTGAGCGCAGGGGACGAGCTCACGGCAGAGCTGTTCGCCGAGTCGCTGGAGTCCGAACTCGCGACGGAGACCTGCGAGCTGGATCTGTGGAGCGTGTCGCCTCGGTCGAATCCGGTGACCGAGTGGAACGAGCTGGCCGAGATGCACACGGTCAGCACGCGGCAGGACGCTGACAATTTGCTGGCACGCCTGACCGCAGCGCCGAAAGCCATCGACGAGGAGATCGCCAGCCTGAGACTGGGAGCGAAGCGCGGCCTGTTTGCCAACGAGCAATCCGTGCGACGCACCATCGAGATGATGGAGAAGGAGCTGAGGCTTCCCGAGACTGAGTGGGCCCTACTGGCGCCCAAGAACAAGGCGACGGGGCTGACGGCCGAACAGCGCACGCGCTTCGGCGCCGGGCTAGCCGAGGCGGCGAAAGGGATTCGTGCCGGGATCACCCGCTACCTGCAGGTGCTGCAGCAAGAAGTGCTGCCTCACGCGAGGGGGGAAGGCAAGGAGGGCGTGGGAGCGCTATCGCTGGGGGTCGGTTGTTACCGCGCTCTGGCTCGCGAGCACACCACCTTGGACCTCTCCCCGGATGAGATTCACGCCATTGGGCTGAGCGAGATCGATCGCATCGAAACCGAGATGTCGGAGCTTGGCTCGAAGGCTCTGGGGACTGCGGACCTCGGCAAGATCCGCGAGCGACTCCGGACGGATCCGGCCCTGTACTTCGACAGCCCCGAGGCCATCGTCGCCGCCGCGGAGCGAGCCTTGGGTGCAGCTCAGGCCAAGCAGGCACAGTACGTCGGTCTCGCACCCGGCGCACCGTGCGTGGTCAAGCGCATCCCGGACTACGAGGCGCCGTTCTCCACCATCGCCTACTACCGACCGCCGAACCCCGATGGAAGCAAGCCCGGCGAGTACTTCGTGAACGTTCACGAGCCGAAGTCGCGACCTCGCTTCGAGGCAGAGGTTCTCGCCTTCCATGAGAGCGTACCGGGGCACCACTTGCAGATCGGTGTGGCGCAGAAGCTGCCGGACGTCCCCGCGTTCCTGAAGCACGCTGGAATGACCGCCTACGTCGAGGGTTGGGGGCTGTACACGGAGCGCTTGGCCGACGAGTTGGGTCTCTACTCCAGCGACCTGGACCGCATGGGCATGCTCAGCTTCGACGCCTGGCGGGCGGCGCGACTGGTCGTGGACACGGGGATACATGCGAAGGGATGGTCGCGGAGCCAAGCGGAAGCCTACATGCTGGCCCACACCGCGCTCACGCAGAGCAACATCGTCAACGAGGTCGATCGCTACATCGTCTGGCCAGGCCAAGCCCTGGCCTACAAGCTCGGGCAACGTGAGATCCTGAGCTTGCGCGCGGAGGCAGAACGGGAACTCGGCGCTGCCTTCGACCTATCCGCGTTCCACGACGAGATCCTGCGCCGAGGGGCGATCAGTCTTCCTGTGTTGCGGCGTGTGGTACGCACCTGGATCGGCGCGCAGAAAGGCAAACCATGA
- a CDS encoding cyclic pyranopterin monophosphate synthase MoaC, with product MPIVLYNFEGPLDLAVLDRPPLAALRALRITGVLLTRAGWTATPHGARLDLSLLGSQPKVENEKVVEALSTTPPREVKMFQRQLDPDPDSVPEDVQRALGPGQALSLELWRSLTSLDRHVLIMLRANTRLLWRALDEISAKQGGPFRLGLQQAWTGELARAEVRMRPKTAQRLQSPSFRGGLTLVLARTAGLRAARRAGELMDEHSHVTTGAVELGFRIDYDENPAKVLCQAHVSSVQGEFFAAGSLLAATTAAATLVDLAREEDAGVMIEGARLAQEPWLAEGDDEVTLWT from the coding sequence ATGCCGATCGTCCTCTACAACTTCGAAGGCCCGCTGGACTTGGCGGTCCTCGACCGCCCACCCCTGGCTGCACTGCGAGCCCTGCGCATAACTGGCGTGCTGCTGACCCGAGCCGGTTGGACCGCAACCCCCCACGGCGCTCGCCTGGACCTTTCGCTCCTGGGCAGCCAGCCCAAGGTGGAGAACGAAAAGGTGGTGGAAGCCCTGTCGACGACACCGCCACGCGAGGTGAAGATGTTTCAGCGGCAGCTCGATCCGGATCCGGACAGCGTGCCGGAGGACGTGCAGCGCGCTCTCGGTCCAGGACAAGCGCTGAGCCTGGAGCTCTGGCGAAGTCTAACCTCGCTCGACCGCCACGTGCTGATCATGCTGCGGGCCAACACGCGTCTGCTCTGGCGCGCTCTCGACGAAATCTCGGCCAAGCAGGGCGGTCCCTTCCGGCTTGGGTTGCAGCAGGCCTGGACCGGGGAGTTGGCTCGCGCGGAAGTACGAATGCGGCCCAAGACCGCACAACGCTTGCAGTCCCCGAGTTTCCGCGGAGGTCTGACGCTGGTGCTCGCGCGCACCGCCGGACTGAGAGCGGCCCGCCGAGCGGGAGAGCTGATGGACGAGCACAGTCACGTCACCACCGGCGCCGTGGAGCTCGGGTTCCGCATCGACTACGACGAGAACCCCGCCAAGGTGCTGTGCCAGGCCCACGTCAGCAGCGTGCAAGGCGAGTTTTTCGCTGCGGGCTCACTACTCGCAGCGACGACAGCCGCGGCAACCCTGGTCGACCTGGCCAGGGAGGAGGACGCGGGCGTCATGATCGAGGGGGCTCGCCTCGCGCAGGAGCCGTGGCTGGCCGAAGGTGACGACGAGGTTACCCTCTGGACTTGA
- the serB gene encoding phosphoserine phosphatase SerB: MSHAAHPHRIVLHVAGVDRPGVTARLAQIIAEENAQLVNIGQSVLNGYLTLSAIVDIPPNSNALRQVLFSVSDLGLRLEVSKFEPEQVTRPASLVPGLCVTLLGNLADGAAVARITREMAERAMNITEIRSLSDQDLTGLELIADLGDSHIDEESLAELRGTFLQLGVSLGADLAVQRDDIFRRNKRLVCMDVDSTFVKGEFIDELAALAGVKDRVSEITARAMRGELDFKAALAERVKLLEGLSFDKAKRLSEQVELTPGADRFVKILKRLGFRVGLVSGGFDFFVEELKSRHGLDFAFSNELEVRDGVITGRVHGAIVDGERKAQVLKDMAKVYKVRLEQTVAIGDGANDMLMLQAAGLGIAFRAKPKLQEVAHMSLNHHERLDTLLFLMGFSARDLEHIEA, translated from the coding sequence ATGTCTCACGCAGCTCATCCCCATCGCATCGTGCTTCACGTCGCCGGCGTGGATCGCCCGGGTGTCACGGCGCGCTTGGCTCAGATCATCGCCGAGGAGAACGCCCAGCTCGTGAACATCGGGCAGAGCGTCTTGAACGGCTACTTGACCTTGAGCGCCATCGTCGACATCCCGCCGAACTCGAATGCTCTGCGGCAGGTGTTGTTTTCGGTCAGTGACCTGGGGTTGCGCTTGGAAGTCAGCAAATTCGAGCCCGAGCAGGTCACGCGGCCAGCGAGTCTGGTTCCGGGTTTGTGCGTTACGCTCTTGGGCAACCTGGCGGACGGGGCCGCCGTTGCACGCATCACTCGGGAGATGGCCGAGCGCGCCATGAACATCACGGAGATTCGTTCCCTGAGCGACCAGGACCTGACAGGCCTCGAGCTGATTGCGGATCTCGGTGACAGCCACATCGACGAGGAAAGCCTGGCCGAGCTGCGCGGCACGTTCCTTCAGCTTGGCGTGAGCCTGGGGGCGGACCTGGCCGTTCAACGCGACGACATCTTTCGCCGCAACAAGCGTCTGGTGTGCATGGATGTGGATTCCACCTTCGTGAAGGGCGAATTCATCGACGAGCTCGCAGCCTTGGCAGGGGTCAAAGACCGTGTCTCCGAGATCACGGCGCGCGCCATGCGCGGCGAGCTGGATTTCAAAGCAGCCTTGGCCGAGCGAGTGAAGCTCCTCGAGGGGCTCAGCTTCGACAAGGCGAAACGGCTCTCCGAGCAGGTCGAGCTGACGCCCGGCGCAGATCGCTTCGTCAAGATCCTGAAGCGCCTCGGCTTCCGTGTGGGGCTGGTGAGCGGTGGCTTCGACTTCTTCGTGGAAGAGCTCAAGAGCCGCCACGGTCTCGATTTCGCCTTCTCCAACGAACTCGAGGTTCGCGACGGAGTCATCACCGGGCGCGTCCACGGCGCCATCGTCGATGGTGAGCGCAAAGCTCAGGTCCTCAAGGATATGGCCAAGGTCTACAAGGTTCGGTTGGAGCAGACGGTCGCCATCGGTGATGGCGCCAATGACATGCTGATGCTCCAAGCCGCTGGCCTCGGCATCGCATTCCGAGCCAAGCCGAAGCTGCAAGAGGTCGCGCACATGAGCCTGAACCACCACGAGCGCCTCGACACGCTGCTCTTCTTGATGGGGTTCTCGGCGCGCGACTTGGAGCACATCGAGGCTTGA
- a CDS encoding SDR family oxidoreductase: MKRALVTGGCGFLGSSIVRALLGRNVDVRVLLLPGEPTDNVDGLDVELVTGNVLDRDAVVQAVQGVDSVFHAAAVYQAWCPDPTHMYRVNLSGTFNVLEAARREGVARVVYTASIVSLGRPLPGQLASEDTAYDAWDLDFAYSRSKYLSRQLVEDFVRWGLDVRVVCPGVILGPGDVAPTPSGKLIINTLQTPTPFYTESGMNYVDVRDAAEVHVLAAERGSAGERYLATGHNSSTKQLMEAICRAAGKSKRFFPIPVPVARAAVRAFEAHARRTGTEPPVTREFFEYSLKHGYYDNAKSKRELGASVRPLSETLRDAITYFRGRGLI; this comes from the coding sequence ATGAAGCGAGCGCTCGTGACGGGCGGCTGTGGTTTTCTGGGGAGTTCCATCGTGCGGGCGCTGTTGGGCCGGAACGTGGATGTGCGTGTCCTGCTCTTGCCAGGCGAGCCCACCGACAACGTCGATGGCTTGGACGTCGAGCTGGTCACGGGCAACGTGCTGGACCGCGACGCCGTCGTGCAAGCGGTACAGGGCGTGGATTCGGTGTTCCACGCTGCCGCCGTGTACCAGGCCTGGTGCCCCGATCCCACGCACATGTATCGTGTGAACCTGAGCGGGACCTTCAACGTGCTCGAAGCAGCGCGCCGTGAGGGCGTCGCGCGGGTGGTGTACACCGCCAGCATCGTCTCCCTGGGACGACCCTTGCCCGGGCAGCTCGCCAGCGAGGACACGGCCTACGACGCCTGGGACCTCGACTTTGCCTACAGCAGAAGCAAGTACTTGAGCCGTCAGTTGGTCGAAGACTTCGTACGGTGGGGCCTCGACGTACGCGTGGTCTGTCCCGGAGTCATTCTCGGTCCCGGTGACGTCGCGCCCACTCCGAGCGGCAAGCTCATCATCAACACCCTGCAGACGCCGACGCCCTTCTACACGGAGAGCGGCATGAACTACGTGGACGTCCGCGATGCAGCGGAAGTACACGTCTTGGCCGCGGAACGTGGCTCAGCCGGGGAGCGCTACTTGGCCACCGGTCACAACTCGAGCACCAAGCAGCTGATGGAGGCCATCTGCCGAGCGGCGGGCAAATCCAAGCGGTTTTTCCCCATCCCCGTGCCGGTGGCCCGCGCTGCGGTCCGCGCCTTCGAGGCGCACGCTCGGCGCACCGGAACGGAACCCCCCGTCACGCGGGAGTTTTTCGAGTACAGCCTCAAGCACGGCTACTACGACAACGCAAAATCGAAGCGTGAGTTGGGCGCGAGCGTCCGGCCCCTGAGCGAAACCCTGCGCGATGCGATCACCTATTTCCGTGGCCGCGGCCTGATCTAG
- a CDS encoding class I SAM-dependent methyltransferase, which yields MSTRTLALDDRSYDYLLRVSSRESELLRELRKETATLPLARMQIAPEQGQFLSLLVELTGARRALEVGTFTGYSALCVAQALPADGLLVACDVSEEFTSVARRYFAKAGLGTKIDLRLAPAEQTLQALLASGAAGSFDFAFIDADKPNYDAYYELCLQLLRPGGLVAVDNALWGGDVADPSNHEVDTEALRALNEKLGKDPRVSVSLVPIGDGVYLARKR from the coding sequence ATGAGCACGCGCACTCTCGCCCTGGACGATCGCAGCTACGACTATCTCTTGCGCGTCAGCTCCCGTGAATCGGAGCTATTGCGCGAGCTGCGCAAAGAAACCGCAACGCTGCCCCTGGCGCGAATGCAGATCGCGCCAGAGCAAGGGCAGTTTCTGTCGTTGCTGGTGGAGCTCACGGGGGCGCGCCGGGCCCTCGAAGTCGGCACTTTCACCGGCTACAGCGCCCTCTGTGTTGCCCAGGCCTTGCCGGCGGACGGCCTCCTGGTCGCGTGCGACGTGAGCGAGGAATTCACCAGCGTCGCGCGGCGCTACTTCGCAAAGGCGGGGCTCGGCACGAAGATCGACCTGCGGCTGGCTCCTGCCGAGCAAACCCTGCAAGCGCTGCTGGCGTCGGGAGCAGCGGGAAGCTTCGACTTCGCCTTCATCGACGCGGACAAACCCAACTACGACGCCTACTACGAGCTGTGTCTGCAGCTGCTGCGCCCCGGCGGGTTGGTCGCGGTAGACAACGCACTGTGGGGCGGGGACGTTGCGGACCCGAGCAACCACGAGGTCGACACCGAGGCGCTGAGGGCGCTGAACGAGAAGCTCGGCAAGGATCCTCGAGTGAGCGTGAGCCTCGTTCCCATCGGCGACGGCGTCTACCTGGCGCGCAAACGCTGA
- a CDS encoding YciI family protein, which produces MQYLLLIYENEAEGAKRDAEAQKAFFTEYMTFTQGIKTTNNFVAGDALQPVATATTVRVRDGKAMMTDGPFAETKEQLGGYYLVEAKDLDEALAIAAKIPSARTGSIEVRPILSY; this is translated from the coding sequence ATGCAATACCTGTTGCTCATCTACGAAAACGAAGCCGAAGGGGCCAAGCGCGACGCCGAAGCCCAAAAGGCGTTCTTCACGGAGTACATGACATTCACCCAGGGCATCAAGACGACGAACAACTTCGTCGCGGGCGATGCACTGCAGCCCGTCGCGACGGCCACCACGGTTCGCGTGCGCGACGGCAAGGCCATGATGACGGATGGCCCCTTCGCCGAGACCAAAGAGCAGCTCGGCGGCTACTACCTGGTAGAAGCGAAGGATCTGGACGAGGCCTTGGCCATCGCCGCCAAGATCCCGTCGGCTCGCACGGGCAGCATCGAGGTGCGGCCTATCTTGTCCTACTAG
- a CDS encoding SlyX family protein, translated as MTDASVSELSKRLVELEVRYTHQQDTIEQLSDALYAQQREIDALKAKLGNIDKRMAESGGVEPVTDPSIERPPHY; from the coding sequence ATGACCGACGCGAGCGTGAGTGAACTGAGCAAACGATTGGTGGAGCTGGAGGTGCGCTACACCCACCAACAGGACACCATCGAGCAGCTCTCGGACGCGCTGTATGCTCAGCAGCGCGAGATCGACGCCTTGAAGGCAAAGTTGGGAAACATCGACAAGCGCATGGCCGAGAGCGGCGGCGTCGAACCGGTCACGGATCCATCCATCGAACGTCCCCCCCACTACTAG